The following DNA comes from Gammaproteobacteria bacterium.
ATCGTCCAGCAAATCGATCTAAACAATTATATAACTTCAAAACCGATCTATGTTTTATCAGCCGTAACAGTTGCTGTCACTTCTTTTGGTTTTTCTATTATAGTGCCGAGCCTACGAAATTATTTTGATGATAATATTAAACAATTGCGTCTTGCGATTGTTATAGGTTCGATACTGCCTTTACTTTGTTATATTATGTGGAACACAGCTATTTTTGGTTCTGTACCCCTACAAGGGGATTTCGGTTTAGAACGTTTACAAACCTTAGATCAACCTATTACAGGATTGCTCGCATCGCTACAACATTTTGTTCCGCAACAAACAATTATTATGCTTGCACGGGGTTTTACATCAATTTGTGTGTTAACCGCTTTTGCTTGTGTCTCATTAGGCCTTGCCGATTATCTTGCTGATGGGTTTAAAGTCAAGGCAGAAAGTAAAGCGCGTTGGGGCGTGATGCTTGCAACTTTTATTCCGCCTATTGGCGTTGTTTTGTTTTATCCTCAAGCTTTTATCATGCTTTTGGGCATAGCGGGATTACTCTGTTTAATTCTACAAGCGCTCATGCCCGTATTGATGGCGTGGCGATGCCGTTATGTCAATAAAATTGAAGGCAGTTATCAAGTCTTTGGCGGTAAACCCTTGCTCATTTTGGCAAGCTTGACTTCGTTGATTATGATTTTTATTGCGAGTTATCAAATGATATATAGAGAGTTTATTTAATTCGATCAAAACAAAATAATATGATCAGTTAATTGAATTATAATAATAAGATGACTAATCACCCAACCAGCTGGATCACTGTAAAATCTGCAGGGCTTTATTGTAAGCCTGGGCAATTTTTTATTGATCCGCATTATCCTGTTGATTATGCCATTATTACTCACGGTCATGCCGATCATGCGAGACCAGGTCATAAAAAAGTTTTAGCGACCGCTGAAACGCTTAAGATCATGAAAGCAAGATATGGAGATCAAGCGGGATTATTGCAGCCGTTAAAGTACCATCGACCAATTGTTCATCGTGAAGTTAAAATTTCATTTATTCCCGCAGGCCATATCATTGGTAGCGCCCAAATTTTATTAGAATATCATGGTAGCCGGCTCATTATTTCAGGCGATTATAAGCGTCGGACGGATCCAACCTGCTTACCTTTTGAAGTCGTACCGTGTGATGTTTTTATTACGGAAGCCACTTTCGGTTTGCCTATTTTTATTCATCCACCCATTGAAGATGAAATAAATAAACTTTTGACTTCCTTGCAACAGCATCCTATGCGTTGTCATTTGATTGGGGCTTATGCGCTAGGCAAGTGTCAACGTTTAATGCTTGCTTTGCGTGAGCAAGGTTATGATCGGCCTTTTTACTTGCATGGTGCAATGTTGAAATTATGCGAACTCTACCAATCCTTGGGATTTTCTTTCGGTGAGTTGACTCCTGTGACTGCGCAAAATGCGCGGGATTTAGGTGGTGAAATTGTCTTTTGTCCGCCATCAGCTTTGCAAGATCGTTGGTCGAGGAAATTGCCGCATAGCCTTATTGGCTATGCATCTGGTTGGATGCAAGTGCGTGCACGCGCGAAACAAAAAGGAGTTGAGCTACCCTTGATCGTTTCAGATCATGCCGATTGGAATGAATTGACTCAGACGATTCAACAAGTGAAAGCCCCCGAAATTTGGGTGACGCACGGGAATGAAGAGGCACTAGTGTACTATGCAACGTCGCAAGGTTTGCAAGCAAAAGCGGTGGCTAATTTACATTATGAAGATGAGGATGATTAATTGCGTGAACTAGCTGAGCTCCTTAATCAACTTTATTTCACTTATAGCCATCTTGAAAAAATTGCTTTGTTAAAAAGTTATTTTGCTCGCATACCTGATCCAGAGCGTGGGTTATCCATTGCCGTAATCGCGGGTGTTTTAAATTTTAAATATTTTAAGCGTACGTTGATTCAAGAACTTGTTGAAGAATTTATCGATCCTATTTTATTTCGATTATCTTGGGATTACGTCGGTGATTTTTCTGAAACTGTTGCTTTATTATGGCCGAACCAGATGCCCCATTTTGAACAATTACCTTCCATAGAGGAAATTGTTACAACCTTTTCTAGTTCAGATAAATCAGCTATTAAAAATTATTTATTACATTTGTTAAATACAGCATCTCAAAATGAACGATGGGCGATTATTAAATTAGGAACGGGTGAATTGCGTATCGGTGTGTCGCAACGATTTTTAAAACAAGCCCTAGCCGAATATGGTGGAAAAGAAATTAGTGAAATAGAAGAAGTTTGGCATGCTGTAAAGCCTCCCTATGAACTTTTATTTGCATGGCTTGAAAATACTGCCCCCAAGCCTGATCTTGTTAATAGTGTTAATTTTCATCCTGTTATGTTATCTCATCCGCTGGATGATAAATCTTTACTAAAAATTCATCCCGATGATTTTTTTGCGGAATGGAAATATGATGGGATTCGTGTTCAAGCAGTAAGTACCCATGCTGGACGCGCTTTATTTAGTAGAACAGGCGATGATATTAGCAAAGCTTTTCCCGATGTCATTCTCAATATGACGTTTGATGCAATTTTGGATGGGGAACTTGTCGTTTATCATAATGATAATCTGGCCAATTTTAATGATTTACAACAACGCTTAAATCGTAAAACGCCCAATAAAAATCTAGTAATCACTTATCCGGGTCATATCATTATTTATGATGCATTGATGTTAGATCAAATTGACTTGCGTCATGAGCCGTTAATAAAAAGACGGGCGATATTACAAACTTGGTTTGACGTTAAAAAGTTAAAAGGATTTTCTCTGTCGCCGTTAGTATCATTTACCGATGAAGCATCATTAAAAAAATTACGCGAAGACATTATGAATTCACCGCACCCTTCTATCGAAGGGTTAATGTTAAAAAGGAAAACGAGTCCTTATCTTGCTGGACGGCCAACCGGTCACTGGTATAAATGGAAACGGGACCCTTTTTTGGTAGATGCTGTCCTTATGTATGCCCAACGAGGATCCGGTAGACGGTCTTCTTATTATTCAGATTTTACTTTTGGTTTGTGGTTTGAAAAACAATTGCTACCCATTGGGAAAGCTTACTTCGGTTTTACCGACGAGGAACTTTATCAATTGGATAAATGGGTGCGTACTCATACTGTAAAGAAATTTGGGCCTGTTCGTGAAGTTGCTAAGGAATTGGTTTTAGAAATTGCATTTGATGCAGTACAAAAATCTACACGTCATAAGTCAGGATATGCATTACGTTTTCCACGTATTCACCGTATTCGCTGGGATAAACCAGCGTTAGAAGCAGATCAAATGGATGTGTTAGCACAATTGCTAAACAGTTTGTCTTAAATTCTTTGCGCAAAATTAATTTTTTAAAATTAGTTCATTTCATCTCAGGGTTTTCACTAAGATACGCTTTAAAAAGGCAGTGTTAGTATTACTTCTTATGTCTTTTAAATTATATTAACAAAAAAGTAGGTGAGTTATGGCAAAAGATGAATCGAAAAAGAAAACTTTACCAAAACAACATCAAAATGTGCAGCCGGGCGTTGAATCGCAAATGCATCCCCTACCAGAAAGCCTAGATCCAAAATATCGACCCGCGGGTAAATTAAAAAATAAAGTGGCTATTATTACCGGCGGAGACAGCGGCATCGGTCGTGCAGTAGCCATTTACTACGCTTTAGAGGGAGCGCAGGTCGCAATTGTTTATTTGAATGAACATAATGATGCTACAACAACTCAAAAGCTTGTAGAGCAAACGGGCCAACGTTGTTTACTTTTCTCTGGGGACATCAGTGAACAATCCTTTTGTAAAGAAGTTGTAGAACAAACGCTGCAAGCATTTAAGCGCATTGACATTTTAGTTAATAATGCCGCAGAACAACATGTACAAGAAAAATTTAGCGACATTAGCAAAGCACAATTAGAAAAGACATTCAAAACCAATGTTTTCGCGTACTTTTTTTTAACGCAAGCCGTACTGCCTCATTTAAAAAAAGATTCAAGTATTATTAACACAGCTTCTATTACTGCCTATCAGGGCCATGATGAATTAATCGATTATGCTGCTACAAAAGGAGCGGTTGTTTCTTTTACCCGCTCGCTTTCATCTCATTTAGTAAAACAAGGTATCCGTGTTAATGCAGTTGCGCCGGGACCGATTTGGACGCCATTGATTCCTTCAACTTTTTCTGCAGAAAAAGTTGAAAAGTTTGGCAGCAATACGCCCATGCAGCGTCCAGGCGAGCCCAGTGAAGTGGCGACTTGCTATGTATTTTTAGCATCTGATGATGCTTCTTATCTATCTGGACAAGTGCTACATCCCAATGGTGGCACTATCATTAATGGCTAATCGTTTTTTATGAATAGGGAGTTTAATCATCGAATTCACAGTGATTTTAAGATGACTGATATTTAAAAATTTCACAAATATGATGATCAAATTGGAAACTTAATTGTGTGAAGGGGAGTTTATCTCCCCTTCTAGGATTATTTCAGCTTACGTGGTGAACACACAGGTAACCATGCTTTTCTCTAGTTTTTTTGATAGTCAAAATTGTTTTTTCCACCGCCTCGCGATTTTGACAGGCAAAATGCATGATGCGACCTGTTGCTTGATTAATTCCACCCCAAATTTTAGTAATCACCCAATCACCAAAAAAATCTTTGTTAATCCTTAATTCATAATAACGGCGCTTATCTAAATGTTCCCACCGATAAAAAGAATATAAGTCGTCATCTGGCCTCACATTATTCTCGCAATGATTATTTATTTGGAAGATCTGAAGGCTGATCCTCGCTCGGATTTGGATATTCTTTAGTAGGAATTTCACGTGTTTCTTGATCATGATTCTGCATGTAGACGCTCCTTAAGGTTGATGATTTCTGATCTATTGAAGTTACTGTACTTTAAACCTTGAACTAACTTCGGCTCAATTAAAAATTACAATAAACTTGGATTTAATCTTATTTTAATATAGTTTTGATTGAGAACAATATAATAACAAGCTTGTAGTTAACGCCCAATAATAAAAAAGTACTCCTTATGTCGATTTATCAGAAATTTATATTCCTATTTTTAGTCTTAGGAAGCGCAACGCTTAGTTTTGGCGAACCTATTGATCTAATTACAAAAAAATTGAGTACTTCCATTGATCAAAGTAAGCCAGAAGCAATCAAACTCTTAAAAGACTTAGTCGATATCAATAGCCAAACCGAGCAAGTTAAGGGAGTTCGTCAGGTTGGGATGTTGCTTGAAGCGCAATTGCGCACCTTGGGTTTTGATACCTATTGGGAAGAAATGCCAACTGAAATGAATCGCGCAGGAAATTTGTTTGGTGTTAAAAAGGGAAATAAAGGCAAAAGGTTACTTCTCATTGGTCACCTTGACACTGTTTTTCCGGGTGGTAAAAATTCCTTTCAACCTTTATCTAATCATTGGGCGCAAGGCGTGGGTGTCAGTGATATGAAGGGTGGTGATGTGGTCATCATTGAAGCCCTCAAGGCGCTTAATCGTTTTAATTTACTCGATGACACAACGATTAGGGTAGCTTTTATTGGCGATGAGGAAAATGCAGGTTATCCCATTAACACAGCCCGGGCAGAATTAAAAAAATTAGCTCAAGAGAGCGATGTGGTTCTTGATTTTGAATCTGGACCACCCAGTTTGGGACGAAGAGGCGTGACAAGTTGGGAATTACTGACCGTCGGAATTCAACAACACTCTTCTTTAATTTTCCAACCTGATGTCGGCAGTGGGGCCATTTTTGAATTAGCCCGCATTCTAAATGCCTTCGCAAAAGAATTGAGCCACGTTGAAAATCTCACCATCAATTCCGGTATTGTATTAGGCGGTTCTGAAATTGATTATCGATCTCCTCAAAAGAAAGTCGAAGGTTCAGGTAAATTTAATGTTATTGCAAAAATGGCTTACGCAGGGGGAGATTTACGTTATATCTCGTTAGAACAAAAAAATGATACTCAAAGTAAAATGAAGCAAATTGTTGACAACCATTTTCCTCACACGAAGGCAAACATAACCTTTACCCAAGTGATTCCACCTATGACGCCTAATCAGGCTGGTGAAAAATTGTTAAGCCAATATAATGAAATTCGGGTTTTATTAAAAAAACCTGTTCTCGAGCCTTTGCCCCCAAAATTACGGGGCGGTGGTGATATTTCATATGTTGCAGACATCATACCTGCCGGTTTAGTAGGTTTAGGTCCTCTGGGGAAAGATGAGCATTCTACGAACGAAGAAGTTGACTTAGATTCTTTACATGATGCAAGTAAACAAGCCGCTATTTTAATTTATAGGCTAACCCATCATTATCCTAATCTCAACTTAGATTTCCAAAATAAACCGTAGTATCAAAATGTTGTTATCTAAAAAAGTATAGAAATGCTGAAATGTTTTGCTATCTCAGCTACAGTACTTTCCAAAACAATACTGGTAACATTGACGTTGATGAGACGTCACTAACCCTTTTTATATTGGTAAGGTACCGCGATGAAAGCCAAAATTTTTCAAAATAAATTACTTGTTAAAAAATCCCGCATGCATGGATACGGTGTTTTTGCTCTGAAAACTATAAAAAAAGGCGAATTAATTGAGGAATGTTATACCCTTGTTTCCAAAGGCGGCGATAAGCGTTTAGAGGATTTTTATTTCGACGCCAAGGGAAATTATGCTTTATTGCTAGGTTTTGGCAGTATCTACAACCATGCTGAAGAACCCAATGCAGATTATAAAATTAATATCAAAAATAAACTCACCCGCATTAAGGCTATCGCAACGATTCGCAAAGGTGAGGAGATTTATGTTTCGTATGGGGATGAGTGGTTTAGTAGTCGCGGGATGAGACCTAAAAAAGTTCCCCCGAAAAAAAAATAGATTGTTAACCTTCTTAATTTATTATCATGCATTTCTATTAATTTCGTGTCGCTCCGTCAGCCCAGGCTATCTTTACTGTCTTTGTCAGTAATTTACTTTAAGACCTGGGCCCGGTGTTTTAGCGCTAATTATGTAAGCCTGGGCGGATGGTTTGGCACTAAACGATGTAGATACTGTCTACTTTTATTTAATCCTTATGGTGGAGGATCGTTTACATGAATACACAATTGTTAGTGAAGGAAATGAAAGATGCCAAGCGATATCATCTTTTGAAAGACGATTCTGACTTAGCTATGTTTGCATCTATTGTTCATCATCCTGAAAACCTAACCAATGATCATATCCAATTCATTGGAAATGCTTATTTAAATTTTTATTCGAAGCCCCAAGGGTATGTTGCACGAATTTTTAAACCCCATGGAAGCCATGCCTTTGCTAAAGCGCTAAGTATTATGCAGACGAATGGTTCAGTGCAAGACCGTTGGAATACACTCGTAAATTTCTATTCCAAATTTCCTAAAACGTCAGGAGATTTAGCGATGACGTTGCTTTATGTTTTTGGCTGGGCCTTTGATAAATCTTATACAACATATGATTTAAGACCAGTTCCTTTATTAAATGTACAGTGGGAAATGCTTCCACCTTCAGCATTGGCAGAACAGTTACAAAATGCAGTGAACGGTTTTTATGCCAAACAACATTTAAATTTTGTTAAGGAATGAGTAAGTCACACAACGGTTTTTTTAAACCTATTCGTATTGTTGCTCGCTTATCATTTCAACTCAATGTTGTAGACCTTGATCATTAACATTGACAATAGTAACTCATAACTCGTTTGATCAAATTCAACTGAGGCAATGGTTGTAATGCATAAAAAAGGTTTCAATATTTGATAAGTATATACAATAATCACACAAGTATTTCTCTATTACTTTTCCAAAATGCAATAGGAATACGATACATAAATTGAGAATTAAAAATTAAGGTTAGTGAATATTGTTTATGGATTCTTGTTCTTCTAAAATTTCAGGAGAATAGAATTCATGATAATTTTTTCCATGGTTTTTAACTTGATAAAGCGCAGTATCAGCATTCTTAAGTAACGTGTGAATGTCATTGCCATCTTTCGGATACATACTAATTCCCATGCTGGAAGAAATTTTAATGGTATGTTCTTTGAAATGAACGGGTTCTTGTAAGCGGGCGTATAAATTTTTAATGATCGTATTAACTTGAAGTGGATTTTCAATTCCTTCGAGTAAGAGAACAAACTCATCCCCTCCTAAGCGGACTGCTAAGTCATTTTCCTTAATGGAAGCCTTCATTTGCTCAGCAAAATAACGAAGTAAATCATCGCCTACTTCATGACCCATCGTATCATTTATTTTTTTGAAATAATCTAAATCGAGAAAGACAATAGCAAGTTTTTTCTTATGAATGCTGGCTTGATGTGCGCTTTTTTGGAAAACATGATAAAGCAAGTTGCGATTTGCTAATCCCGTTAGCTGGTCATGCGTCGCTTGGAAATATAAATGAGAATTTTCTAAAGCAATGGCAGCCTGAGAGGTCAAGAGTTGCAAGGCTTCTACTTGGGACGGGGTGAAAGCATCGGCCATGCTATTGTTTTCTAAATAAAGTAAGCTGCGCAATTGACCTTGATAAAGAACTGGCATCATTAAAGCAGATTTGGGCTTCGCTGTAATGAGATAGGGATCATGGCTACTAAGATCATCATGATAATCTGTGGACAAAATAATCGGTTCAAGGGTGCGCTGCGAATATTGAATAAGACTTAAAGGTAAATTGCTTTCTTCATCAATAAATTGGGTAGGATTTAAGTAAACGGTTTGCTTTTCAATATCACCTTCTGCTTCTATCATCCATTTTTTATTTTTTTCTGTTAATAATACTCCGCGTTGTGCGCCAGCATTTTCAATTACAATTTTTAATAAATTTTGCAAAAGTTTGTCTAATCTAATTTCACTGGAAATTGCTTGGTTGGCTTTAATAATAGAAATAAAATCAAGTGTGGCACTAGCTGTGGTATTGGTGGTGATTGTCGTATTTCTACCTAAAGTGCTTAATGAAATTTCATTGTTTTTTTGCTTAACAATATAATTTGGATAACCTTCCTCTAATTGTTTAACTTTTGTTAATGCACCCCAACGTTCGTAAGCATAATGAGCTTCTTGAAGGTAAATTTTAGCAAACTTAGGTTTGTTTAAAGACAGATAAAAACGTCCCGCACATTCATTGGCAACTGCAATGACATGTAATGATTCGTTTTCCTTCGCGGCTTGAATGGCTTGGTCATAACCTTGTTGCGCTTCCAGTTCATAATGAAGAATGCGGGCTAATTCAGCTTTAATTAATAAATAGTAATGCTCGAAATTTAAAGCATAAAAATCGGTATTTTTGCGCATGATGTCGCGTAATTTTTTAATTTTCTTTAAATAGAGCGATTGCTTAGCTTTAGGGATATTTTCGTAACAAGCGGCTAAACTTAGTGCGTAAAAGAACTGATATTCGTAAATTGTAACTAATCCTTGTGAAAAGGCTGCATATTTTTCATTCTCAATACCTGCGGCCATTGCGCCTTCATAATCACTGAGTAAAAATAACAATTTAACCTTGAAAGCGAAAAGTGATGCATTTTCTGCTTTATTTAAACCCGGCTTAAAATTTAAAAATTCCAAATTGGCATCATGATGTTGTAAATAAGTAACGGAATTTTGGATCAATTCAGTCACAGCTAAGTATTCATAAACTTTAGCTTTTTTACTAAAAGCTAAAGCAGTTTTCGCAGACTCTTCCACTTCTCCTAAAGGTCTACCCATGACATACAAAGTATTGGTGTAAATTCCTATACTTTGCCAAGCCGCCATCAGATCGCCTTGTTCAAGTCCGTATGTATAAGCATTTTTTAGATTTCCGAGACTCGTAGCAAGAGGATAACGCCAATAATTAATAAATCCACCGAGAGTAAG
Coding sequences within:
- a CDS encoding SDR family oxidoreductase, producing the protein MAKDESKKKTLPKQHQNVQPGVESQMHPLPESLDPKYRPAGKLKNKVAIITGGDSGIGRAVAIYYALEGAQVAIVYLNEHNDATTTQKLVEQTGQRCLLFSGDISEQSFCKEVVEQTLQAFKRIDILVNNAAEQHVQEKFSDISKAQLEKTFKTNVFAYFFLTQAVLPHLKKDSSIINTASITAYQGHDELIDYAATKGAVVSFTRSLSSHLVKQGIRVNAVAPGPIWTPLIPSTFSAEKVEKFGSNTPMQRPGEPSEVATCYVFLASDDASYLSGQVLHPNGGTIING
- a CDS encoding SET domain-containing protein-lysine N-methyltransferase encodes the protein MKAKIFQNKLLVKKSRMHGYGVFALKTIKKGELIEECYTLVSKGGDKRLEDFYFDAKGNYALLLGFGSIYNHAEEPNADYKINIKNKLTRIKAIATIRKGEEIYVSYGDEWFSSRGMRPKKVPPKKK
- a CDS encoding cisplatin damage response ATP-dependent DNA ligase, which codes for MRELAELLNQLYFTYSHLEKIALLKSYFARIPDPERGLSIAVIAGVLNFKYFKRTLIQELVEEFIDPILFRLSWDYVGDFSETVALLWPNQMPHFEQLPSIEEIVTTFSSSDKSAIKNYLLHLLNTASQNERWAIIKLGTGELRIGVSQRFLKQALAEYGGKEISEIEEVWHAVKPPYELLFAWLENTAPKPDLVNSVNFHPVMLSHPLDDKSLLKIHPDDFFAEWKYDGIRVQAVSTHAGRALFSRTGDDISKAFPDVILNMTFDAILDGELVVYHNDNLANFNDLQQRLNRKTPNKNLVITYPGHIIIYDALMLDQIDLRHEPLIKRRAILQTWFDVKKLKGFSLSPLVSFTDEASLKKLREDIMNSPHPSIEGLMLKRKTSPYLAGRPTGHWYKWKRDPFLVDAVLMYAQRGSGRRSSYYSDFTFGLWFEKQLLPIGKAYFGFTDEELYQLDKWVRTHTVKKFGPVREVAKELVLEIAFDAVQKSTRHKSGYALRFPRIHRIRWDKPALEADQMDVLAQLLNSLS
- a CDS encoding ligase-associated DNA damage response exonuclease → MTNHPTSWITVKSAGLYCKPGQFFIDPHYPVDYAIITHGHADHARPGHKKVLATAETLKIMKARYGDQAGLLQPLKYHRPIVHREVKISFIPAGHIIGSAQILLEYHGSRLIISGDYKRRTDPTCLPFEVVPCDVFITEATFGLPIFIHPPIEDEINKLLTSLQQHPMRCHLIGAYALGKCQRLMLALREQGYDRPFYLHGAMLKLCELYQSLGFSFGELTPVTAQNARDLGGEIVFCPPSALQDRWSRKLPHSLIGYASGWMQVRARAKQKGVELPLIVSDHADWNELTQTIQQVKAPEIWVTHGNEEALVYYATSQGLQAKAVANLHYEDEDD
- a CDS encoding M20/M25/M40 family metallo-hydrolase; translation: MSIYQKFIFLFLVLGSATLSFGEPIDLITKKLSTSIDQSKPEAIKLLKDLVDINSQTEQVKGVRQVGMLLEAQLRTLGFDTYWEEMPTEMNRAGNLFGVKKGNKGKRLLLIGHLDTVFPGGKNSFQPLSNHWAQGVGVSDMKGGDVVIIEALKALNRFNLLDDTTIRVAFIGDEENAGYPINTARAELKKLAQESDVVLDFESGPPSLGRRGVTSWELLTVGIQQHSSLIFQPDVGSGAIFELARILNAFAKELSHVENLTINSGIVLGGSEIDYRSPQKKVEGSGKFNVIAKMAYAGGDLRYISLEQKNDTQSKMKQIVDNHFPHTKANITFTQVIPPMTPNQAGEKLLSQYNEIRVLLKKPVLEPLPPKLRGGGDISYVADIIPAGLVGLGPLGKDEHSTNEEVDLDSLHDASKQAAILIYRLTHHYPNLNLDFQNKP
- a CDS encoding tryptophan/tyrosine permease; translation: MSKLFGGSLLIAGTCIGGGMLGLPIATAKSGVLGSSVLFIICWMLMTFTALLTLEVNLCFPKESNMISMAKATLGKSGEIICWTVYLFFLYALVSAYIAGGQDVLHGLLALIGIDAPIAVCAFIFVGVFGAIVMAGVKHVDLFNRLLMMIKLLTIFVLIFFIVQQIDLNNYITSKPIYVLSAVTVAVTSFGFSIIVPSLRNYFDDNIKQLRLAIVIGSILPLLCYIMWNTAIFGSVPLQGDFGLERLQTLDQPITGLLASLQHFVPQQTIIMLARGFTSICVLTAFACVSLGLADYLADGFKVKAESKARWGVMLATFIPPIGVVLFYPQAFIMLLGIAGLLCLILQALMPVLMAWRCRYVNKIEGSYQVFGGKPLLILASLTSLIMIFIASYQMIYREFI